A window of the Bacillus sp. A301a_S52 genome harbors these coding sequences:
- a CDS encoding gamma-glutamyl-gamma-aminobutyrate hydrolase family protein, which produces MKPFIGITSSYSDEKTLQTSYDNINAITQAGGVPVVLPNVPTTDAINATIEKLDGVLVTGGGDIDPSLFNEEPLPHLGCLHPQRDQFEVALLKEAMSRNLPILALCRGCQILNIAAGGDMYQDIYSQITKPLLQHTQRAPRSFPFHTIHVTEESLLKKITGKSKYRVNSFHHQAVRRLAEGFHISALSDDGIIEAFESSKHSFVLAVQWHPESMTSAGDIPSRKLFSTFINACHNGLSEITN; this is translated from the coding sequence ATGAAGCCATTCATCGGAATCACATCATCTTACAGTGACGAAAAGACGCTGCAGACGTCTTACGACAACATTAATGCCATTACTCAAGCAGGTGGTGTCCCTGTCGTCTTACCGAATGTGCCTACGACTGATGCCATTAATGCTACAATCGAAAAACTCGATGGCGTACTTGTAACAGGAGGTGGGGACATTGATCCAAGTTTATTTAATGAAGAACCTCTTCCACATTTAGGATGCCTCCATCCTCAACGAGATCAATTTGAAGTGGCATTATTAAAAGAGGCGATGTCACGTAACCTCCCTATTTTAGCTTTGTGTCGTGGGTGTCAAATTTTGAACATTGCAGCGGGCGGGGATATGTATCAAGACATTTACAGTCAAATAACGAAACCCCTTCTCCAACATACGCAACGAGCTCCGAGGTCTTTTCCCTTTCACACTATCCATGTGACTGAGGAAAGCCTTCTTAAAAAAATTACAGGCAAGTCCAAGTATCGCGTTAATAGTTTCCATCACCAGGCTGTCCGACGACTAGCAGAAGGCTTTCACATTAGTGCATTATCTGACGATGGCATCATTGAAGCGTTTGAGAGCAGCAAGCATTCATTTGTTCTAGCGGTACAATGGCATCCAGAGTCTATGACATCCGCCGGTGATATTCCGTCACGTAAATTGTTTTCTACGTTTATTAATGCCTGTCATAATGGTCTGTCTGAAATCACTAACTAA
- a CDS encoding C40 family peptidase, with the protein MEEQYRVGVSVATLWTSPQKPRACDQKVLTSPVDIRGWLKELSQTERRQLSDDDLIQTQVLYGEKVVVLDKQTDWLKVAVTEQPSSKHEAGYPGWLPATHVIAESQLKAYHRDRKFAVIKQPTAFVYTDDGERTLEVSYQTTFPLIDSPDKEKELRVLTPHGLRVINKQDAVIYSDLASIPRPNGTDLVKSGEMFLDLPYLWGGISGFGFDCSGFTYMLHKAWGIVIPRDASEQVRQGVSIAQTDCQPGDLIFFAKDKGRGPVYHVGIYYGEDRMLHAPSSGKSIEIVEIEETVHRDNFYTIKRFY; encoded by the coding sequence ATGGAAGAACAGTACCGAGTAGGCGTGTCAGTAGCCACTCTTTGGACGTCACCTCAAAAACCTCGGGCGTGTGACCAAAAAGTACTGACATCGCCAGTTGATATCCGTGGCTGGTTAAAAGAGTTGTCACAAACAGAAAGACGACAATTGAGTGATGATGACCTCATTCAAACCCAAGTATTATATGGGGAAAAGGTGGTTGTGTTAGACAAGCAAACTGACTGGCTCAAGGTAGCTGTGACGGAACAACCATCTTCAAAACACGAAGCGGGGTACCCGGGATGGTTGCCAGCAACACATGTTATAGCAGAATCGCAGCTAAAAGCCTATCATAGAGATAGAAAGTTTGCTGTCATTAAACAGCCGACAGCTTTTGTTTACACAGACGATGGCGAACGAACGCTTGAAGTAAGCTATCAGACGACATTTCCGTTAATAGATTCTCCCGATAAGGAAAAGGAGCTGCGAGTTTTGACTCCACATGGGTTACGTGTCATTAATAAACAAGATGCGGTGATTTATTCTGACTTGGCTAGCATTCCGCGACCAAATGGAACGGATTTAGTCAAAAGTGGTGAAATGTTTCTTGATTTACCCTATTTGTGGGGTGGCATAAGTGGATTTGGTTTTGACTGCTCCGGCTTTACATATATGCTACATAAAGCGTGGGGTATTGTTATTCCACGAGATGCGTCAGAACAAGTGAGGCAAGGTGTTTCAATAGCACAAACTGATTGTCAGCCTGGTGACCTTATCTTCTTTGCGAAAGATAAAGGAAGAGGACCAGTGTATCATGTGGGTATATATTACGGTGAGGATCGCATGCTTCATGCACCTAGTTCAGGGAAAAGTATTGAGATTGTAGAGATTGAAGAGACGGTACACCGGGATAACTTTTACACGATTAAACGCTTTTATTAA
- the yfkAB gene encoding radical SAM/CxCxxxxC motif protein YfkAB: MQTEQQALSPTNDPWEAYVDIKEYGKPQLTNIEFTTTNLCNMRCEHCAVGYSLLTKDPEALPLQLFIDKLDEIPHLRAFSITGGEPMMSMKSVKEYVVPLLKYAHDRGARTQINSNLTMPLERYDLITPYLDVLHISHNYGSVDDFVDIGFAVMDRKPMLKQRETYFERMVENSQALSKQGVFISAETMLNRRTLPHLEKIHDQIVAMGCRRHEVHPMYPSNFASDLTIASLEDIRQGIHRLLDHRNKQMWMLFGTLPFYACSHNGEDLSLLNRLYSTENVTVRNDPDGRSRLNVSIFDGSIHVTDFASEGALGSIHHQSLPEAFEKWQRTETAKSLSCHCPAVECLGPNLLVKNAYYSNVDFHEQKAQISLSR; encoded by the coding sequence ATGCAAACAGAGCAACAGGCCTTAAGTCCCACAAATGACCCTTGGGAAGCTTACGTTGATATAAAAGAATACGGAAAGCCACAACTTACAAATATAGAGTTTACGACAACTAACCTGTGTAATATGAGATGCGAGCATTGTGCTGTTGGTTATTCGTTACTAACAAAAGACCCGGAAGCACTTCCTTTACAGCTTTTCATTGACAAACTAGATGAGATTCCACATCTTCGGGCTTTTAGCATCACAGGTGGAGAACCGATGATGTCGATGAAGTCTGTGAAAGAGTATGTCGTGCCCCTTCTTAAATATGCCCATGATAGAGGTGCCCGAACACAAATTAATTCGAATTTAACTATGCCATTAGAAAGATATGACTTAATTACGCCTTATTTAGATGTTCTTCATATCTCTCATAATTATGGAAGTGTGGATGATTTCGTTGATATTGGGTTTGCTGTAATGGATCGAAAACCAATGTTGAAGCAGCGTGAAACTTACTTCGAGCGTATGGTAGAGAACAGCCAAGCGCTATCAAAGCAAGGCGTCTTCATCTCTGCGGAAACGATGTTAAATCGCCGCACGTTACCTCATCTTGAAAAGATTCATGATCAAATCGTTGCTATGGGGTGTCGTCGACATGAGGTACACCCTATGTATCCCAGTAACTTTGCCAGTGATTTAACAATTGCTAGCCTCGAAGACATTCGTCAAGGGATTCACCGTTTACTCGATCATCGTAACAAGCAGATGTGGATGCTGTTCGGAACTCTGCCCTTTTATGCTTGCAGTCACAACGGCGAGGATCTTTCCCTCCTAAACCGTCTTTATAGCACAGAAAATGTCACTGTCAGAAATGATCCCGATGGGCGTTCCCGATTAAATGTCAGTATATTTGACGGAAGCATTCACGTCACTGATTTCGCTTCTGAGGGAGCTCTCGGCAGTATCCATCACCAATCACTTCCCGAAGCGTTTGAAAAGTGGCAGCGCACAGAGACTGCCAAAAGTCTTAGCTGTCACTGCCCAGCCGTTGAATGTCTCGGACCAAATTTATTAGTAAAAAATGCGTACTATTCTAACGTGGACTTCCACGAACAAAAGGCTCAAATTTCCTTATCACGCTAA
- a CDS encoding histidine phosphatase family protein: MTTIYFIRHGQSEANSKGIIQGHADFPLSDLGIRQAELAGKWLANVELDAIYASDLGRAMVTAEHIAAHQDLKVQSWPRLREVGLGPLEGKTREEMAIDYPQLKAEALLTSGIQGTEPVENLTERCAHLVEKMTHTHPDGSIAAVSHGGFIGIFLTYMIAGTDWYKMNRPFMIGNTGITKVSLSQTGKAEIHYTNRTEHLDIEGNLLHSSTIAY; this comes from the coding sequence ATGACAACGATTTATTTTATCAGGCATGGTCAGTCAGAAGCGAATTCCAAAGGGATTATTCAAGGACATGCTGACTTTCCGTTATCTGACTTAGGCATACGGCAAGCAGAGCTTGCTGGCAAATGGCTCGCTAATGTTGAATTAGACGCGATTTATGCCAGTGACTTAGGAAGAGCTATGGTAACCGCTGAGCATATTGCTGCACACCAAGACTTAAAAGTCCAGTCGTGGCCTAGATTACGTGAAGTTGGACTAGGACCGCTAGAAGGGAAAACACGTGAAGAAATGGCAATAGATTATCCTCAGTTGAAAGCAGAAGCGTTACTGACATCAGGGATTCAGGGAACTGAACCAGTGGAAAATCTTACGGAACGTTGCGCACATTTGGTTGAAAAAATGACTCACACTCATCCTGATGGGAGTATAGCAGCAGTGAGTCACGGCGGCTTTATCGGTATTTTTCTTACTTACATGATTGCTGGCACAGACTGGTATAAGATGAATCGGCCATTTATGATAGGGAACACTGGCATTACAAAAGTATCCCTCTCTCAAACAGGGAAAGCGGAAATTCATTATACAAACCGAACTGAACATTTAGATATAGAAGGAAATCTTCTACATAGCTCCACGATTGCTTATTGA
- the pdaA gene encoding delta-lactam-biosynthetic de-N-acetylase: MKRVMMMCVIVMMMTIMVTEMSAQAALSNEEYKWNFKPAKNHEPPTTEPHYQELIDKYGGLYIGDTSKKELYLTFDNGYENGYTAEILDTLKEKNVPAAFFVTGHYLSEEKELINRMVNEGHIVGNHSFHHPSLPKVSDDRLIREIRTLEDEYKEVTGRTDMMYLRPPQGTFSERTLAKTAEMGYTNVFWSFAYKDWEIDHQKGADYAYDKIMTRVHPGAVMLLHAVSSDNAQALPRVIDDLKKEGYTFKSLDEWRIKEEMFFH; encoded by the coding sequence ATGAAGCGTGTCATGATGATGTGTGTGATAGTAATGATGATGACGATAATGGTAACAGAGATGAGCGCTCAGGCGGCGTTAAGTAACGAAGAATATAAGTGGAATTTTAAGCCGGCTAAAAATCACGAACCCCCCACTACTGAACCACATTACCAGGAGCTTATCGATAAATATGGAGGCTTGTACATTGGTGATACATCAAAGAAAGAGCTCTATTTGACATTCGATAATGGCTATGAAAATGGCTATACAGCAGAAATTTTAGACACATTGAAGGAAAAAAATGTGCCTGCGGCGTTTTTTGTAACGGGGCATTATTTGTCTGAGGAAAAAGAATTAATTAATCGGATGGTGAATGAAGGGCATATTGTCGGCAATCACTCATTTCACCATCCGAGTCTCCCAAAAGTATCAGATGATCGACTCATAAGAGAAATTCGCACGCTTGAGGATGAGTATAAAGAGGTCACTGGCCGGACAGATATGATGTATTTGCGCCCACCACAAGGGACGTTTAGTGAACGAACCCTTGCTAAAACAGCGGAGATGGGCTATACGAACGTATTTTGGTCGTTCGCTTACAAAGATTGGGAAATTGACCATCAAAAGGGAGCCGACTATGCCTATGATAAAATCATGACGAGGGTACATCCAGGAGCTGTCATGTTGCTGCATGCGGTCTCCAGTGACAATGCTCAAGCCCTTCCGAGAGTGATCGATGACTTGAAGAAGGAAGGCTATACGTTTAAAAGCCTTGATGAGTGGCGAATTAAAGAGGAAATGTTCTTCCATTAA
- a CDS encoding GAF domain-containing protein, protein MSIATDIASLKIMSDVYKRKELPELLQTTATSLEEHVPYIDWVGIYFFEREEKMTLAAASDLEEDLAWEANGELKFPLKNSSNEAVGIMVVRSREAIAFDVTDVSTLETIAHALGEMSFAN, encoded by the coding sequence ATGTCCATTGCAACTGATATTGCGTCACTAAAAATTATGTCCGACGTATACAAGCGAAAAGAGTTACCTGAACTGTTACAAACAACTGCCACCTCTTTAGAGGAGCACGTCCCATATATCGATTGGGTCGGCATTTATTTTTTTGAGAGAGAAGAGAAGATGACGCTTGCTGCGGCTTCAGATTTAGAAGAAGACTTAGCGTGGGAAGCGAACGGTGAATTAAAATTCCCGTTGAAAAATAGTTCAAATGAAGCTGTCGGCATCATGGTCGTTAGAAGCCGGGAAGCAATCGCCTTCGATGTAACAGATGTGTCGACACTTGAAACAATCGCACATGCTCTCGGAGAAATGAGTTTTGCTAATTAA
- a CDS encoding DNA-3-methyladenine glycosylase 2 family protein: MEWTHMITGPYNFNQALKRLKIDPLLTLNVVEETLTLPIWIEDNPVTVTVKQLGTFEEPMFHIQVTDHEKVTKEAITEKLTHLFHWDTPLAAIADFFEKTELALLFQQYRGTPFVCDSQLYGSLMKTIIHQQLNMAFAYTLTERFVKSFGFQHEGAWFYPSPEKVANLEPAQLRELQFSQRKAEYVIDTSRMIAEGDLNLNELVQLSNEQVIETLVKIRGIGPWTAENFLMFGLGRMDLFPIQDIGIQNAMKKFYNWEAKPLHAVMLEKSKEWKPYRTYASLYLWESIET, translated from the coding sequence ATGGAATGGACGCATATGATTACAGGACCATACAATTTTAACCAAGCGTTAAAACGACTGAAAATTGATCCACTTTTGACATTAAATGTGGTAGAGGAAACGTTAACGCTGCCGATTTGGATTGAAGACAATCCAGTGACCGTGACAGTGAAGCAATTAGGCACATTCGAAGAGCCAATGTTTCATATACAAGTCACAGATCACGAAAAGGTGACAAAAGAGGCGATAACAGAAAAATTGACACACCTGTTTCATTGGGACACCCCGCTCGCTGCAATTGCTGACTTTTTTGAGAAAACAGAATTAGCACTTCTTTTTCAACAGTATCGGGGGACCCCTTTTGTCTGTGATTCTCAGCTTTATGGGAGCTTAATGAAGACGATTATTCATCAACAGCTCAACATGGCGTTTGCTTATACGTTAACGGAACGGTTTGTGAAATCATTCGGCTTTCAACATGAAGGTGCATGGTTTTACCCTTCCCCGGAGAAAGTAGCGAACCTTGAGCCAGCACAGCTTCGAGAGCTTCAGTTTAGCCAGCGAAAAGCTGAATACGTCATTGATACATCACGAATGATAGCAGAAGGTGATTTGAACTTAAACGAGCTTGTACAATTATCTAATGAACAAGTGATCGAGACACTTGTAAAAATCAGGGGGATTGGCCCGTGGACAGCAGAGAACTTCCTCATGTTTGGTCTAGGCAGGATGGACCTCTTTCCCATTCAAGATATTGGGATACAAAATGCCATGAAAAAGTTTTATAATTGGGAAGCAAAGCCGCTTCATGCTGTGATGCTAGAAAAATCAAAAGAATGGAAGCCATATCGAACGTATGCCTCTCTTTATTTGTGGGAGAGTATCGAAACATAG
- the rlmD gene encoding 23S rRNA (uracil(1939)-C(5))-methyltransferase RlmD, which translates to MKRQQQARAPKTELKIKQGQRFPLTIKRLGIDGEGVGFFKRQVVFVPGALPGEEVVCEAVKVSQKFATVKVVKLRRKSKDRTTPPCAVYEQCGGCQLQHMTYDAQLREKKDIVRQAFERYTKINLEQLDFHDTIGMDDPWHYRNKSQMQVGMKDGHVIAGLYSSNSHKLIDITDCIVQHPQTNTITKVVKQIADDLNIPIYNERKHRGFLRTIVTRVGFKTGEWQLALVTTTKEFPRKELFLEELRRRLPDVTSVIQNVNKEKTSLIFGDETIVLYGKEKLEERLGDFTFHLSARAFFQLNPVQTEKLYDAAKQAAELTGKENVVDAYCGVGTIGLWVADKAKELRGMDVIADSINDAQKNAAAHGVDHAVYEVGKAETWLPKWEKEGWQADVVIVDPPRTGLDDSLIATLLRTKPSRIVYVSCNPSTLAKNVKELVKGGYTLKSLQPVDMFPQTAQVECVSFLVYEGK; encoded by the coding sequence GTGAAACGACAACAACAGGCGAGAGCGCCGAAAACAGAGTTGAAAATAAAACAAGGTCAGCGCTTCCCCTTAACCATTAAACGACTAGGGATTGATGGAGAAGGAGTGGGCTTTTTTAAGCGGCAAGTCGTCTTCGTACCGGGGGCATTACCAGGTGAGGAAGTAGTCTGTGAAGCAGTGAAAGTGTCGCAAAAATTTGCTACAGTGAAAGTGGTGAAGTTGCGCCGGAAATCTAAAGATAGGACGACACCACCATGTGCCGTTTATGAGCAATGTGGCGGCTGCCAACTGCAACATATGACGTATGACGCCCAGCTTCGTGAGAAAAAAGATATTGTGCGGCAAGCATTTGAGCGATATACAAAAATAAATTTAGAGCAGTTAGATTTTCACGATACGATCGGCATGGACGACCCTTGGCATTATCGCAATAAAAGCCAGATGCAAGTAGGGATGAAAGATGGTCACGTGATCGCTGGACTTTACAGCTCGAACAGTCATAAGCTGATCGATATTACGGACTGTATCGTCCAACATCCACAAACAAATACCATTACGAAAGTCGTCAAACAAATAGCAGACGATTTAAATATACCAATTTACAACGAACGGAAACATCGAGGATTTTTACGAACGATCGTTACGCGCGTTGGCTTCAAAACAGGAGAATGGCAACTGGCTCTTGTGACAACAACGAAAGAGTTTCCAAGAAAGGAACTGTTTTTAGAGGAATTGCGTCGTCGCTTGCCAGATGTCACGTCAGTTATTCAAAATGTCAACAAAGAAAAAACGTCGCTTATTTTTGGTGATGAAACGATTGTGTTATATGGAAAAGAGAAGCTTGAGGAGCGGTTAGGTGATTTTACCTTTCATTTATCAGCCCGTGCTTTTTTTCAATTAAATCCAGTGCAAACGGAAAAACTCTATGATGCTGCGAAGCAAGCGGCTGAACTAACTGGGAAAGAAAATGTTGTGGATGCTTACTGCGGAGTCGGCACGATTGGCCTATGGGTAGCAGACAAAGCGAAAGAGCTTCGTGGGATGGATGTCATTGCCGATTCAATTAACGATGCTCAGAAAAATGCAGCGGCACATGGCGTTGACCATGCCGTCTATGAAGTAGGTAAAGCAGAAACGTGGCTTCCAAAATGGGAGAAAGAGGGTTGGCAAGCAGATGTGGTCATCGTTGATCCTCCGCGAACAGGTCTTGATGATTCACTCATCGCCACACTGCTTCGGACAAAACCATCCCGCATCGTCTACGTGTCCTGTAATCCTTCCACCCTTGCCAAAAACGTCAAAGAGCTAGTAAAAGGTGGCTACACACTAAAAAGCCTCCAACCCGTGGACATGTTTCCGCAGACGGCACAGGTGGAGTGTGTATCGTTTCTTGTATACGAAGGTAAATAA
- a CDS encoding Type 1 glutamine amidotransferase-like domain-containing protein, with translation MKAHYYLGWFNNFFSEKLGRLLQEDITDRKSLAMISSNPSIYEDDGATERSWLDQAGIIFDEYHLINYRVQKEDAQTKIQNASVIFLLGGNTLKQNGFLMEYDLSKFIKKSSAVVMGASAGAINMSAKWLCSKNFGYKVEMSSVYDGIGLDNFSVLSHFDLENNIELVQSELSLLSKEIDIYASNKDCAVRVKGDKIDVLGNVFLISNSKIQKLNETI, from the coding sequence ATGAAAGCTCACTATTATTTAGGTTGGTTTAACAATTTTTTTTCAGAGAAACTAGGCAGGCTGTTACAGGAGGATATAACTGATAGAAAATCGCTTGCTATGATTAGCTCGAATCCATCTATTTATGAAGATGATGGTGCTACTGAACGCTCGTGGCTTGACCAGGCTGGCATTATATTTGATGAATATCATTTAATTAATTATCGTGTACAGAAGGAAGATGCCCAAACAAAAATTCAAAATGCATCAGTCATTTTCTTGTTGGGGGGAAATACTCTTAAACAAAATGGTTTTTTGATGGAATATGACTTGTCAAAATTTATTAAAAAAAGTAGCGCAGTTGTGATGGGAGCAAGCGCTGGTGCCATCAACATGTCCGCTAAATGGTTATGCTCGAAAAACTTTGGATATAAAGTTGAAATGAGCTCTGTTTACGACGGAATCGGTCTTGACAATTTTTCCGTCCTGTCTCATTTTGATCTTGAAAATAATATTGAACTGGTTCAAAGCGAACTTTCTCTCCTTTCGAAAGAGATAGATATTTATGCGTCGAACAAAGATTGCGCTGTACGTGTAAAGGGAGACAAGATCGACGTTTTAGGCAATGTTTTTTTAATTTCCAACTCAAAGATTCAAAAATTGAATGAGACGATCTAA
- a CDS encoding DinB family protein produces the protein MIKFFEYNWQVRDEWFDWCNQLTIEELLKERRGGTGSILYTLFHIIDVEYSWLCGIQAKKDVVVQFADYKTLEKVKSLSNTCRIEIAELLKTNLNELKEELVSVSWDEGEYTGDDILHHIIAHEIHHIGQLSIWARELELSPVTANFIGRKFESIHSN, from the coding sequence GTGATAAAATTTTTTGAGTATAACTGGCAGGTAAGAGATGAATGGTTTGACTGGTGTAATCAACTAACAATTGAAGAGTTGTTAAAAGAACGTAGAGGTGGAACAGGAAGTATTTTATATACTCTTTTTCACATTATTGATGTGGAATATAGTTGGCTTTGTGGTATTCAAGCTAAAAAAGATGTAGTCGTTCAATTTGCTGATTATAAAACACTTGAAAAGGTTAAATCTCTCTCAAATACATGTCGAATAGAAATAGCAGAATTATTAAAAACAAATTTAAATGAACTAAAAGAAGAACTTGTAAGTGTTTCTTGGGATGAAGGTGAATATACTGGGGATGACATATTACACCATATAATTGCCCACGAAATTCACCACATAGGTCAACTTTCTATTTGGGCAAGAGAATTAGAACTAAGCCCTGTCACTGCTAACTTTATTGGAAGGAAATTCGAATCCATTCACTCTAATTGA
- a CDS encoding TetR/AcrR family transcriptional regulator gives MDTNEDRRVRKTKRALRNGLVELMVNKDLRNITVRELTDNVDIHRATFYAHYKDIYDLYDQVEDAVVEELNDLIMQNYSQPPSHFYRILFEYIIENKQLCQMLFGTKRESSFMVRLNVLFEQKCIETWRKDWKLSEVNEELKYHVGYHVEGCLAIINRWVESNFTYPMDELVKIIADIDRNMEDYFMKKKKKI, from the coding sequence ATGGATACTAATGAAGATAGACGAGTAAGAAAAACAAAAAGAGCATTGCGTAATGGTCTTGTAGAATTGATGGTGAATAAGGACCTCCGCAATATAACGGTCAGAGAGTTAACCGATAACGTTGATATTCACAGAGCTACATTTTATGCTCATTATAAAGATATCTATGATTTGTATGACCAGGTGGAGGATGCCGTAGTTGAAGAACTAAATGATTTAATTATGCAAAACTACTCTCAACCTCCTAGTCACTTTTACCGCATATTATTTGAATACATTATAGAAAACAAACAATTATGCCAAATGCTGTTTGGTACTAAAAGGGAGAGCAGCTTTATGGTTCGCCTGAATGTGTTATTTGAGCAGAAGTGCATTGAGACTTGGCGTAAGGATTGGAAACTTTCTGAAGTTAACGAAGAATTGAAATATCATGTGGGATATCATGTAGAAGGTTGCCTTGCCATCATCAACAGATGGGTAGAATCTAACTTCACATACCCAATGGACGAACTGGTCAAAATCATAGCTGATATCGATAGAAACATGGAAGACTATTTTATGAAAAAAAAGAAGAAAATATGA
- a CDS encoding GNAT family N-acetyltransferase, with translation MIEYRRPEMKELKGIAKMSAITFGDYPIFHEFSNEFSNMDSFIDLMSEVQHVYLKAYYKNADFFVGEENGQIKSFAVLIRPNSSKVSIFDYFLSGAFKLLRKASLRKLLKLLNILEEGHGPISEIKEQSWVLESLAVDKSCRGQQLGTKMLNDCIIPYISKQSSGTKETFVTFTNTERNKKFYLKNGFTEFDYTPIERKGTTIGNWSFRMTIDPARPAIN, from the coding sequence ATGATTGAATATAGAAGACCAGAAATGAAAGAATTAAAAGGTATCGCGAAGATGAGTGCCATAACATTTGGTGATTATCCAATATTTCATGAATTTAGCAATGAATTTAGCAATATGGACAGCTTTATTGATTTAATGAGTGAAGTCCAACATGTTTATTTAAAAGCTTACTATAAAAACGCAGATTTCTTCGTAGGGGAGGAGAATGGGCAGATTAAAAGTTTTGCTGTTTTAATACGTCCTAATAGTTCTAAAGTGAGTATTTTTGATTATTTCCTTTCGGGTGCGTTTAAACTATTGAGGAAAGCTAGCCTTAGAAAGCTTCTTAAGCTATTAAATATTCTTGAAGAAGGACACGGGCCGATCAGTGAGATAAAAGAACAGTCGTGGGTATTAGAATCTCTAGCAGTTGATAAATCTTGTAGGGGACAGCAATTAGGGACTAAAATGCTCAATGATTGTATTATACCGTATATTTCGAAGCAAAGCTCCGGTACTAAGGAGACATTTGTTACTTTTACTAATACAGAGAGAAATAAAAAGTTTTATCTTAAAAATGGATTTACAGAATTTGATTATACACCGATAGAGAGGAAGGGGACGACTATTGGAAATTGGAGTTTCCGGATGACGATAGATCCTGCTCGACCAGCAATTAATTAA
- a CDS encoding class I SAM-dependent methyltransferase: MVYYGDDLFKGTAKYYSKYRPMYPASLIRYLIRKFSLNGKGHMLDLGCGTGQLAFRFSDWFEKIVGIDTDPDMISEAIDLSKDMRIENIQFFNGNLDKYKVNAHTFF, translated from the coding sequence GTGGTATATTATGGTGACGATCTGTTTAAAGGTACAGCCAAGTATTATTCGAAGTATAGGCCCATGTATCCTGCTTCTTTAATAAGATATTTAATTAGAAAGTTTTCTCTGAACGGTAAAGGTCATATGCTCGATTTAGGTTGTGGTACGGGACAATTAGCATTTAGATTTTCCGATTGGTTTGAAAAGATAGTCGGAATTGATACAGATCCTGACATGATATCGGAAGCAATAGACCTAAGTAAAGATATGAGAATTGAAAATATACAATTTTTTAATGGAAACCTTGATAAATATAAGGTTAATGCTCATACATTTTTTTAA
- a CDS encoding class I SAM-dependent methyltransferase — translation MGNTDKFEMIANTYDTPDRMKIAEVSSDAILQYLVDAKRKKAIDFGCGTGLVGMNLLNEFNSLLFLDTSPNMINQIKQKITDVTSQNADTLCFDIEKENLPGVHADYVFMAQVLLHIEDVKLALSRLFDVLNEGGHLLIVDFNKNENIVSDMVHNGFNPEELTDIMTKIGYKDIQFKTIYTGSKIFMGHDASMFILDAKKE, via the coding sequence ATGGGGAATACTGATAAATTTGAAATGATTGCTAATACGTATGACACGCCTGATAGAATGAAGATTGCAGAGGTATCCTCTGATGCCATCCTCCAGTATTTAGTGGATGCTAAAAGAAAGAAAGCTATTGATTTTGGATGTGGTACAGGACTTGTGGGAATGAATTTGTTAAATGAATTTAATTCGCTGCTTTTTTTAGATACGTCACCAAACATGATTAATCAAATTAAGCAAAAAATAACTGATGTTACTAGTCAAAATGCAGATACGTTATGTTTTGATATTGAAAAGGAAAATTTGCCGGGTGTTCATGCTGATTATGTTTTTATGGCTCAGGTTCTACTCCATATTGAGGATGTTAAATTAGCTTTATCACGCCTATTTGATGTGCTAAATGAAGGAGGACATTTACTAATCGTAGATTTTAATAAGAATGAAAATATTGTTTCAGATATGGTGCATAATGGATTTAACCCAGAAGAATTAACTGATATAATGACAAAAATAGGGTACAAAGATATTCAATTTAAAACTATTTATACCGGCAGTAAAATATTCATGGGGCACGATGCATCGATGTTTATTTTGGATGCAAAAAAAGAGTAA